The proteins below come from a single Agromyces flavus genomic window:
- the ahcY gene encoding adenosylhomocysteinase, giving the protein MTLAASTATSALPFKVADLSLAESGRHQLRLAENEMPGLMALRAEFGESKPLAGARIAGSLHMTVQTAVLIETLVALGAQVRWASCNIFSTQDEAAAAVVVGPDGTVDEPRGVPVFAWKGETLEEYWWCTDRIFDWSAEAEAAGAEWIGPNMILDDGGDATLLVHRGREFEAAGAVPAAGDDASAEYRVVLDTLRRSVELSPDRWTRIAAEIRGVTEETTTGVHRLYELHAAGELRFPAINVNDSVTKSKFDNKYGIRHSLPDGLNRATDVLIGGKVAFVAGYGDVGKGAAEALRGQGARVIVSEVDPINALQAAMDGYQVARLESVIGEVDILVTGTGNKDVVRVEHLLGLKHLAVVANVGHFDNEIDMAGLESLEGAERVEIKPQVHEWRLPNGRSVLVLSEGRLMNLGNATGHPSFVMSNSFANQVLAQLELWTRPEAYPIGVYVLPKHLDEKVARLHLDALGVELTVLTPEQAAYIGVPVEGPYKVDHYRY; this is encoded by the coding sequence ATGACCCTCGCCGCCTCCACCGCGACATCCGCTCTGCCCTTCAAGGTCGCCGACCTCTCGCTCGCCGAGTCGGGGCGGCACCAGCTCCGCCTCGCCGAGAACGAGATGCCGGGCCTCATGGCGCTCCGCGCCGAGTTCGGCGAGTCGAAGCCGCTCGCGGGCGCACGCATCGCGGGCAGCCTGCACATGACCGTGCAGACCGCGGTGCTCATCGAGACGCTCGTGGCGCTCGGCGCGCAGGTGCGCTGGGCGAGCTGCAACATCTTCTCGACGCAGGACGAAGCCGCCGCCGCGGTGGTCGTCGGGCCCGACGGCACCGTCGACGAGCCGCGCGGGGTCCCGGTGTTCGCGTGGAAGGGCGAGACGCTCGAGGAGTACTGGTGGTGCACCGACCGGATCTTCGACTGGTCGGCCGAGGCCGAGGCGGCGGGTGCCGAGTGGATCGGGCCGAACATGATCCTCGACGACGGCGGCGACGCCACGCTCCTCGTGCACCGGGGCCGCGAGTTCGAGGCCGCCGGAGCCGTGCCCGCCGCGGGTGACGACGCGAGCGCCGAGTACCGGGTCGTGCTCGACACCCTCCGGCGGTCGGTCGAGCTCTCGCCCGACCGCTGGACGCGCATCGCCGCCGAAATCCGCGGCGTCACCGAGGAGACCACGACGGGCGTGCACCGGCTCTACGAGCTGCACGCCGCAGGCGAGCTGCGCTTCCCCGCGATCAACGTCAACGACTCGGTGACCAAGTCGAAGTTCGACAACAAGTACGGCATCCGGCATTCCCTGCCCGACGGCCTCAATCGCGCGACCGACGTGCTGATCGGCGGCAAGGTGGCGTTCGTCGCGGGCTACGGCGATGTCGGCAAGGGCGCCGCCGAGGCGCTCCGCGGCCAGGGTGCGCGCGTGATCGTCTCAGAGGTCGATCCCATCAACGCCCTGCAGGCCGCGATGGACGGCTACCAGGTGGCGCGCCTCGAGTCCGTGATCGGCGAGGTCGACATCCTCGTCACGGGCACGGGCAACAAGGACGTCGTGCGGGTCGAGCACCTGCTCGGGCTCAAGCACCTCGCGGTCGTCGCCAACGTCGGCCATTTCGACAACGAGATCGACATGGCCGGGCTCGAGTCGCTCGAGGGCGCCGAGCGCGTCGAGATCAAGCCCCAGGTGCACGAGTGGCGGCTGCCGAACGGCCGCAGCGTGCTCGTGCTCTCCGAGGGTCGCCTGATGAACCTCGGCAACGCGACCGGCCATCCGTCGTTCGTCATGTCGAACTCGTTCGCCAACCAGGTCCTCGCGCAGCTCGAGCTCTGGACGCGGCCCGAGGCGTACCCGATCGGCGTCTACGTGCTGCCCAAGCACCTCGACGAGAAGGTCGCTCGCCTGCACCTCGACGCGCTCGGCGTCGAGCTCACCGTATTGACCCCCGAGCAGGCCGCCTACATCGGTGTGCCGGTCGAGGGGCCGTACAAGGTCGACCACTACCGCTACTGA
- a CDS encoding DUF58 domain-containing protein: protein MTLTGRFTLLLALGAVPVVLFGGAADAAWVVLLGWLVLAIVLGSVDLALAASPRRVALARELPDRVRLGETATSELVVRNLGPRRLRAVVRDGWTPSAGVHGANRTRVDVPPREARRISLRLTPTRRGERRTEQVTVRSFGPLGLWARQATLSSPGRLRVLPPFHSRAHLPSRLTRLRELDGRTPLLIRGQGTEFDSIREYVRGDDVRSIDWRATARRADPESRGTTRLMVRTWRPERDRRIVIVVDTSRAAAARIGDEPRLDTAFEGALLLAALASHAGDRVDFLAWDRRLRGRVHGVGGAELLARMVDSMADIDAELIEADWAAVPGQVRRVTSRHALVVLLTAADSPGTARGMLSILPQLTARHTVIVASVADPDLVAASRERGSLDEAYRAAGAERGLLDGERVAAAIRRLGGLTVTAPPKELPPTLADRYLELKAAGRL from the coding sequence ATGACCCTCACCGGCCGGTTCACGCTCCTCCTCGCCCTCGGCGCGGTGCCCGTCGTGCTGTTCGGCGGCGCCGCGGATGCCGCGTGGGTCGTGCTGCTCGGATGGCTCGTCCTCGCCATCGTGCTCGGCTCGGTCGATCTCGCGCTGGCCGCGTCACCGCGACGGGTCGCCCTCGCCCGTGAGCTGCCCGACCGCGTGCGGCTCGGCGAGACGGCGACGTCCGAGCTGGTCGTCCGCAACCTCGGGCCACGTCGGCTGCGCGCCGTCGTCCGCGACGGCTGGACCCCGTCGGCCGGGGTGCACGGCGCGAACCGCACCCGCGTCGACGTCCCGCCCCGCGAGGCGCGACGGATCTCGCTGCGCCTGACCCCCACCCGACGGGGCGAGCGACGCACCGAGCAGGTGACGGTGCGTTCCTTCGGTCCGCTGGGGCTGTGGGCGCGGCAGGCGACGCTCTCCTCGCCCGGACGCCTCCGCGTGCTTCCTCCGTTCCATTCGCGCGCCCACCTTCCGTCGCGTCTGACCCGGCTCCGCGAGCTCGACGGACGCACCCCGCTGCTGATCCGGGGGCAGGGAACCGAGTTCGACTCGATCCGCGAGTACGTGCGCGGCGACGACGTGCGCTCGATCGACTGGCGCGCGACCGCACGCCGCGCCGACCCCGAGTCGCGTGGCACGACGCGGCTGATGGTGCGCACCTGGCGTCCCGAACGCGACCGGCGCATCGTCATCGTCGTCGACACCTCACGCGCGGCCGCGGCGCGGATCGGTGACGAGCCGCGCCTCGACACCGCGTTCGAGGGCGCGCTGCTGCTCGCGGCACTCGCATCGCACGCCGGCGACCGGGTGGACTTCCTCGCGTGGGACCGCCGGCTGCGAGGGCGCGTGCACGGTGTCGGCGGCGCCGAGCTGCTCGCACGGATGGTCGACTCGATGGCCGACATCGATGCCGAGCTCATCGAGGCCGACTGGGCCGCGGTTCCCGGACAGGTGCGCCGGGTGACGAGTCGGCACGCGCTCGTCGTCCTGCTCACGGCGGCGGACTCCCCCGGCACGGCGAGGGGCATGCTGTCGATCCTGCCGCAGCTCACCGCACGCCACACCGTCATCGTCGCCTCGGTCGCCGATCCCGATCTCGTCGCCGCGAGTCGCGAACGCGGGTCGCTCGACGAGGCCTACCGGGCTGCCGGCGCCGAGCGCGGCCTGCTCGACGGCGAGCGCGTGGCGGCGGCGATCCGGAGGCTCGGCGGCCTGACCGTGACCGCGCCGCCGAAGGAGCTGCCGCCGACGCTGGCCGACCGGTACCTCGAGCTCAAGGCCGCCGGGCGGCTCTGA
- a CDS encoding AAA family ATPase, translating to MTDPNPDDAELRFALDRVRTEVGKAVVGQDGAVTGLIIALLANGHVLLEGVPGVAKTLLVRTLSRTLRLETRRVQFTPDLMPGDVTGSLAYDPRNGEFAFREGPVFTNLLLADEINRTPPKTQSALLEAMEERQVSVDGVTRPLPDPFLVAATQNPIEYEGTYALPEAQLDRFLLKLVLDVPERDAEVRMLRRHADGFDPHDLEAAGVAPVLGAAELASARAAAGRVGVADDVLAYVVDLARATRRSPSMRLGVSPRAAAGLLAASKSWAWLTGFEKVTPDHVQAMLLPAWRHRVQLRPEAELEGVSVDQVLRSVMQQVQVPL from the coding sequence ATGACCGACCCGAATCCCGACGACGCCGAGCTCCGCTTCGCGCTCGACCGCGTGCGCACCGAGGTCGGCAAGGCCGTCGTCGGACAGGACGGCGCCGTGACGGGCCTCATCATCGCGTTGCTGGCGAACGGGCACGTGCTGCTCGAGGGCGTGCCCGGGGTGGCCAAGACCCTGCTCGTGCGCACCCTGAGCCGTACGCTCCGGCTCGAGACGCGCCGGGTGCAGTTCACGCCCGACCTGATGCCGGGCGACGTGACCGGCTCGCTCGCGTACGATCCGCGCAACGGCGAGTTCGCGTTCCGCGAGGGGCCCGTGTTCACCAACCTGCTCCTCGCCGACGAGATCAACCGCACGCCGCCCAAGACCCAGTCGGCGCTGCTCGAGGCCATGGAGGAGCGCCAGGTGTCGGTCGACGGCGTCACGCGGCCCCTTCCCGACCCGTTCCTCGTCGCCGCCACCCAGAATCCCATCGAGTACGAGGGCACGTACGCGCTGCCCGAGGCGCAGCTCGACCGGTTCCTGCTCAAGCTCGTGCTCGACGTGCCCGAGCGCGACGCCGAGGTGCGGATGCTGCGACGACACGCCGACGGGTTCGATCCGCACGATCTCGAGGCCGCCGGGGTCGCACCCGTGCTCGGCGCCGCCGAACTCGCCTCGGCGCGCGCCGCGGCCGGTCGCGTGGGCGTCGCCGACGACGTGCTCGCGTACGTCGTCGATCTCGCGCGCGCGACGCGACGGAGTCCGTCGATGCGCCTTGGCGTGAGTCCGCGCGCAGCGGCCGGGCTGCTCGCGGCGTCCAAGTCGTGGGCCTGGCTGACCGGGTTCGAGAAGGTCACGCCCGACCACGTCCAGGCGATGCTGCTGCCGGCGTGGCGCCACCGCGTGCAGCTCCGCCCCGAGGCCGAGCTCGAGGGCGTGTCCGTCGACCAGGTGCTCCGCTCGGTCATGCAGCAGGTGCAGGTGCCGCTCTAG
- a CDS encoding DUF4129 domain-containing protein translates to MVLIHAVRLDPPLEPDAVEARRLVLDELARPEYRAAEPTAFDLAAQAVRDWIADLLSGAGGLPLPALWLVLVTIAVVLVVLGLLVFGLPRLRRRAGAAVPLFDDGDVRDAATLRSAADAAARAGDWPLAIEERFRALVRGLVERELVRVHPGTTAHGMAAAATVAFPDHAARLEAAAADFDAVRYLARAGSAAAHERIAQLDGELAASVPELEREFAEASPIGRPE, encoded by the coding sequence GTGGTCCTGATCCACGCGGTACGGCTCGACCCGCCGCTCGAACCCGATGCCGTCGAGGCGCGTCGCCTGGTGCTCGACGAGCTCGCCCGGCCCGAGTACCGCGCGGCCGAGCCCACCGCGTTCGACCTCGCGGCCCAAGCGGTCCGAGACTGGATCGCCGACCTGCTCTCGGGCGCCGGCGGGCTGCCGCTGCCGGCGCTCTGGCTCGTCCTCGTGACGATCGCCGTGGTCCTGGTCGTGCTGGGCCTGCTCGTGTTCGGCCTGCCCCGACTGCGCCGCCGGGCCGGTGCCGCCGTCCCGCTCTTCGACGACGGCGACGTCCGGGATGCCGCGACGCTGCGCTCGGCCGCCGACGCCGCCGCACGAGCGGGCGACTGGCCGCTCGCGATCGAGGAGCGCTTCCGCGCGCTCGTGCGCGGGCTCGTGGAACGCGAGCTCGTGCGCGTCCACCCGGGCACCACGGCGCACGGCATGGCGGCTGCGGCGACCGTCGCGTTCCCAGACCACGCGGCACGGCTCGAAGCCGCGGCCGCCGACTTCGACGCCGTGCGCTACCTCGCCCGTGCCGGCTCGGCCGCCGCGCACGAGCGGATCGCGCAGCTCGACGGCGAGCTCGCGGCCTCGGTGCCCGAGCTCGAGCGCGAGTTCGCCGAGGCGTCGCCGATCGGACGACCCGAGTGA
- a CDS encoding DUF4350 domain-containing protein, with amino-acid sequence MAASPAVTPGLRALVRRRRAWIVIAAALVLGALVLALVQGLVRPPGAPLAADNPAPSGAQALARVLGDQGVDVYTVGSLDEARRAAEGATVFLYDQAGLLGRDDVAALAGAADSLVVARPDFAALEVLAPGVRLAGSAEGSIDEVACSLPTARRAGELSEGQQLLAIDDDAAASGFSGCFADGEGFAVVTGPSPDGAQVALVGSEAVFANETIDEAGNAALAIGLLGGRDELVWYLPGAADIDGAAAPTLDELTPGWVSPVAVLLVLVTVAAGIWRGRRFGPLVVEDLPVHVPAAETGEGRARLYARSSARAHALDQLRIGTIRSLAEVLRLPRSAPVDAVVAGVSDATGRPASSVRAILVDAQPPGDREFVDLARDLDELERTVRAAMRPAGDPDASDPTGRRP; translated from the coding sequence GTGGCCGCCAGCCCCGCCGTGACGCCGGGCCTGCGCGCCCTCGTCCGGCGACGGCGCGCGTGGATCGTGATCGCCGCGGCCCTGGTGCTCGGCGCCCTCGTGCTCGCCCTCGTCCAGGGTCTGGTCCGGCCGCCGGGCGCGCCGCTCGCCGCCGACAACCCCGCACCGAGCGGCGCGCAGGCGCTCGCGCGCGTGCTCGGCGACCAGGGCGTCGACGTGTACACGGTGGGATCGCTCGACGAGGCCCGTCGCGCCGCCGAGGGAGCCACGGTGTTCCTGTACGACCAGGCCGGACTGCTCGGGCGGGACGACGTGGCGGCGCTCGCCGGCGCCGCCGACAGCCTCGTGGTCGCGCGACCCGATTTCGCTGCGCTCGAGGTGCTCGCGCCGGGCGTGAGGCTCGCGGGGTCGGCCGAGGGCTCGATCGACGAGGTCGCGTGCTCGCTCCCGACCGCTCGACGGGCCGGTGAGCTGTCCGAGGGCCAGCAGCTGCTCGCGATCGACGACGACGCAGCGGCATCCGGATTCTCGGGCTGCTTCGCCGACGGCGAGGGCTTCGCGGTCGTGACCGGCCCCTCGCCCGACGGTGCGCAGGTCGCGCTCGTCGGCTCCGAGGCGGTCTTCGCCAACGAGACCATCGACGAGGCGGGCAACGCGGCGCTCGCGATCGGCCTGCTCGGCGGCCGCGACGAGCTCGTCTGGTACCTCCCCGGTGCGGCCGACATCGACGGCGCCGCGGCGCCGACCCTCGACGAGCTGACGCCCGGATGGGTCAGTCCGGTCGCCGTGCTCCTCGTCCTCGTGACCGTCGCAGCCGGCATCTGGCGCGGTCGGCGCTTCGGCCCGCTCGTCGTCGAGGACCTCCCCGTGCACGTGCCCGCCGCCGAGACCGGCGAGGGGCGCGCACGCCTCTACGCGCGCTCGTCGGCAAGGGCGCACGCGCTCGACCAGCTGCGGATCGGAACGATCCGGAGCCTGGCCGAGGTGCTGCGGCTCCCGCGCAGCGCCCCGGTCGACGCCGTCGTCGCCGGCGTGTCCGACGCGACCGGGCGCCCCGCGTCATCCGTTCGCGCCATCCTGGTCGACGCCCAGCCCCCGGGTGACCGCGAGTTCGTCGACCTCGCCCGCGACCTCGACGAGCTCGAACGGACCGTGCGCGCCGCCATGCGCCCGGCCGGCGACCCCGACGCATCCGACCCGACAGGAAGGCGACCATGA
- a CDS encoding DUF5719 family protein: MRIRRELLVGVGRGASVVAAVAVAAGILAAAVVAPLPEVETDAPSVVVQPAESRQLRVCPGPLLELAEDSAEATTATSFGAAPVAIAADPADALVEQAPVEAPDNPASATDGGPISIAAEPGAVDAGLLAGAQSQSAEATSISGFAAAACTEPATESWLVAGATDVGRSGLVFIANPGAVASTVDVRVIGEGGPIDAPAAIGVVLPPGTQRVISLAGLAPNMRSTVVHVTSTGGPVAAALQHSVVLGLEPAGVELSGPAATPATAQVIPGVVIVDRRGVAPQEDHAEGDDHPAVRLLAPEADTVAAIELIGEDGEVEARIEAELVAGRTLDVPLGTVDPGSYTLLVTADAPVVAAARATVLGDGDDPIVADLSWTTSTAPLLDGATVAVPPGPGAVLHITNPGDGEATVSVEVDGAEREIGVPAGATASVDLSPDARVVLTGVEGLHATVSFSGDAELSSMPVSPPGPLDAPVRVYPQ; the protein is encoded by the coding sequence ATGCGCATCAGGCGTGAACTGCTCGTCGGCGTCGGACGGGGCGCATCGGTGGTCGCCGCCGTCGCGGTCGCCGCAGGCATCCTGGCCGCCGCCGTCGTGGCGCCCCTGCCCGAGGTGGAGACCGACGCGCCGTCCGTGGTCGTGCAGCCGGCCGAGAGCCGCCAGCTCCGCGTCTGCCCGGGGCCGCTCCTCGAGCTCGCGGAGGACTCGGCCGAGGCCACCACGGCGACCTCGTTCGGCGCGGCGCCGGTCGCCATCGCCGCAGATCCGGCGGATGCGCTCGTCGAACAGGCACCGGTCGAGGCGCCCGACAATCCCGCGTCGGCGACCGACGGCGGTCCGATCTCGATCGCCGCGGAGCCCGGGGCCGTCGACGCCGGTCTGCTCGCGGGCGCGCAGTCGCAGTCGGCCGAGGCCACGTCCATCAGCGGATTCGCCGCGGCCGCGTGCACCGAGCCGGCCACCGAATCGTGGCTCGTCGCCGGAGCCACCGACGTCGGCCGTTCGGGGCTCGTCTTCATCGCGAACCCTGGTGCGGTGGCGTCGACGGTCGACGTCCGTGTCATCGGCGAGGGCGGCCCCATCGACGCCCCCGCCGCGATCGGGGTGGTCCTGCCGCCCGGCACGCAGCGGGTGATCTCCCTGGCCGGGCTGGCACCCAACATGCGGTCCACGGTCGTGCACGTGACGAGCACGGGCGGCCCCGTGGCTGCCGCGCTCCAGCATTCGGTCGTGCTGGGCCTGGAACCCGCAGGCGTCGAGCTCTCCGGTCCGGCCGCGACGCCCGCGACGGCGCAGGTCATCCCGGGCGTCGTGATCGTGGACCGTCGCGGGGTCGCCCCGCAGGAGGACCATGCGGAAGGCGACGACCATCCCGCGGTCCGGCTCCTCGCGCCCGAGGCCGACACGGTGGCCGCCATCGAGCTGATCGGCGAGGACGGCGAGGTCGAGGCCCGGATCGAGGCCGAGCTGGTCGCCGGCCGCACGCTCGACGTGCCCCTCGGCACGGTCGATCCCGGGTCCTACACCTTGCTCGTGACCGCCGATGCGCCGGTGGTCGCCGCCGCGCGGGCCACCGTGCTCGGCGACGGCGACGACCCGATCGTCGCCGACCTCTCCTGGACGACGTCGACGGCCCCCCTGCTGGACGGCGCGACCGTGGCGGTCCCGCCCGGGCCCGGTGCGGTCCTGCACATCACCAATCCCGGTGACGGCGAGGCGACCGTCTCGGTGGAGGTCGACGGCGCGGAGCGCGAGATCGGCGTGCCCGCCGGCGCAACGGCATCCGTCGACCTGTCACCCGACGCACGCGTCGTGCTCACGGGCGTCGAGGGCCTGCATGCCACGGTGTCGTTCAGCGGCGACGCGGAGCTCTCATCGATGCCGGTCTCGCCGCCCGGCCCGCTCGACGCGCCGGTGCGCGTCTACCCCCAGTAG
- a CDS encoding DUF3499 family protein: MRRCSRTACTAEAVATLTFDYADSMAVLGPLSFAREPHSYDLCARHAERTSAPRGWQIIRHVTLGEIGFSA, translated from the coding sequence ATGAGACGTTGTTCGCGCACCGCATGCACCGCTGAGGCGGTCGCGACGCTCACGTTCGACTACGCCGACTCGATGGCGGTGCTCGGCCCGCTCTCGTTCGCTCGCGAGCCCCATTCGTACGATCTCTGCGCCCGCCATGCCGAGCGCACGTCCGCCCCGCGCGGCTGGCAGATCATTCGGCACGTCACCCTCGGTGAGATAGGGTTCAGCGCATGA
- a CDS encoding phosphomannomutase/phosphoglucomutase: MNPPSTSGARARLETIVKAYDVRGIVGDALTDEVVEALGASFADEVGAAGGRIVVGHDMRDSSPGFAEAFARGATARGADVVAIGLCSTDQTYFASGSMQAPAAMFTASHNPASYNGIKFSRAGAQGISLDTGLAAIRDRAGDYLDGGIPPVAEPGRIERVDVLADYARHLRSLVDLGGIRPLKVVVDAGNGMGGLTVPAVLGEAAGLPALPLEIVPLYFELDGTFPNHEANPLDPANLVDLQRAVVEHGADLGLAFDGDADRCFVVDERGAAVDPSAVAAIVALREIARVRALGEDEPTVIHNVITSRFVPETIEAAGAVAVRTRVGHSLIKGRMAETGAVFGGEHSAHYYFRDFWGADNGMLAAMHVLAEFGSQPAPLSRLAARFTPYALSGEINSTVEDVPAAYTRIVEAFTGRAEFDELDGLTATGLTSGDEPFWWFNVRPSNTEPLLRLNVEGEDAATMAAVRDEVLALIRA; encoded by the coding sequence ATGAATCCCCCCTCCACTTCGGGCGCTCGCGCGCGCCTCGAAACGATCGTCAAGGCCTACGACGTCCGGGGCATCGTCGGGGACGCGCTGACCGACGAGGTCGTCGAAGCGCTCGGTGCGTCGTTCGCCGACGAGGTCGGCGCTGCCGGCGGCCGGATCGTCGTCGGCCACGACATGCGCGACTCCTCGCCGGGCTTCGCCGAGGCGTTCGCGCGCGGTGCCACGGCGCGGGGCGCCGACGTCGTCGCGATCGGGCTCTGCTCGACCGACCAGACCTACTTCGCATCGGGATCGATGCAGGCGCCGGCGGCGATGTTCACCGCGAGCCACAACCCGGCCTCCTACAACGGCATCAAGTTCTCGCGCGCGGGCGCGCAGGGCATCTCGCTCGACACCGGCCTCGCGGCCATCCGCGACCGTGCGGGCGACTACCTCGACGGGGGCATCCCGCCGGTCGCCGAGCCGGGCCGGATCGAGCGCGTGGACGTGCTCGCCGACTACGCGCGTCACCTCCGCTCGCTCGTCGACCTCGGGGGCATCCGCCCGCTGAAGGTCGTCGTCGACGCGGGCAACGGCATGGGCGGACTCACGGTGCCCGCGGTGCTCGGCGAGGCCGCCGGACTGCCCGCGCTCCCGCTCGAGATCGTGCCGCTCTACTTCGAGCTCGACGGCACCTTCCCGAACCACGAGGCCAACCCGCTCGACCCCGCGAACCTCGTCGACCTGCAGCGCGCGGTCGTCGAGCATGGCGCCGACCTCGGCCTCGCGTTCGACGGCGACGCCGACCGCTGCTTCGTCGTCGACGAGCGCGGTGCGGCGGTCGATCCGTCGGCCGTCGCGGCGATCGTCGCGCTGCGCGAGATCGCGCGCGTCCGCGCGCTCGGCGAGGACGAGCCGACGGTCATCCACAATGTCATCACCTCTCGATTCGTGCCCGAGACGATCGAGGCGGCCGGAGCCGTCGCCGTGCGCACGCGCGTGGGCCACTCCCTCATCAAGGGCCGGATGGCCGAGACCGGGGCGGTCTTCGGCGGCGAGCACTCCGCGCACTACTACTTCCGCGACTTCTGGGGCGCCGACAACGGCATGCTCGCGGCCATGCACGTCCTCGCCGAGTTCGGCTCGCAGCCCGCGCCGCTCTCGCGGCTGGCCGCCCGCTTCACGCCGTACGCGCTCTCGGGCGAGATCAACTCGACCGTCGAGGACGTGCCGGCGGCGTACACCCGGATCGTCGAGGCGTTCACCGGTCGTGCCGAGTTCGACGAGCTCGACGGGCTCACCGCCACGGGGCTCACCTCGGGCGACGAGCCGTTCTGGTGGTTCAACGTGCGCCCGTCGAACACCGAGCCGCTGCTGCGCCTGAACGTCGAGGGCGAGGATGCCGCGACCATGGCGGCCGTGCGCGACGAGGTGCTCGCCCTCATCCGGGCGTAG
- a CDS encoding RDD family protein translates to MADASASVRAAGRIDDEALVTGEAVALDVRPASAVMRAGGAAIDVIATLIVGFAAFLAIAGLDLDEAAIRAVGISLVVACIVVLPTTVETASHGRSLGKLALGLRVVRDDGGAIGLRHAFIRALVGVLEIWMTFGGLAVLVGFLNPDSKRLGDLLAGTHAQVERVPRYSPQGFGVPAPLTAWAAIADVGRLPDPVARRVAAFFHNAPHLAPASRRRVAERLAVEVAPYVSPMPSGDAELVLAGVAALRRERDLTALALESQRMSALEPVLDARPLGFPER, encoded by the coding sequence ATGGCCGACGCGTCCGCCTCCGTCCGAGCCGCCGGTCGTATCGATGACGAGGCGCTCGTCACCGGCGAGGCCGTCGCACTCGACGTGCGGCCCGCGAGCGCCGTCATGCGCGCGGGCGGCGCGGCGATCGACGTGATCGCGACGCTCATCGTGGGATTCGCGGCGTTCCTCGCGATCGCCGGCCTCGATCTCGACGAAGCCGCGATCCGCGCCGTCGGCATCTCGCTCGTCGTCGCCTGCATCGTGGTGCTGCCGACCACGGTCGAGACCGCGTCGCACGGTCGCTCGCTCGGCAAGCTGGCCCTGGGCCTGCGCGTCGTGCGCGACGACGGCGGGGCGATCGGCCTGCGCCACGCGTTCATCCGGGCGCTCGTCGGCGTGCTCGAGATCTGGATGACGTTCGGCGGGCTGGCCGTGCTCGTGGGCTTCCTGAATCCCGATTCCAAGCGCCTCGGCGACCTGCTCGCGGGTACCCACGCCCAGGTCGAGCGCGTGCCGCGATATTCGCCGCAGGGGTTCGGCGTGCCCGCTCCCCTCACCGCGTGGGCCGCGATCGCCGACGTCGGACGCCTGCCCGATCCGGTCGCCCGCAGGGTCGCGGCGTTCTTCCACAACGCGCCGCACCTCGCGCCGGCGAGTCGGCGGCGCGTGGCCGAACGGCTGGCCGTCGAGGTCGCTCCGTACGTGTCGCCGATGCCGTCCGGCGACGCCGAACTCGTGCTCGCCGGCGTCGCCGCGCTGCGCCGCGAACGCGACCTCACCGCGCTCGCGCTGGAGTCGCAGCGCATGTCCGCGCTCGAGCCGGTGCTCGATGCCCGCCCCCTCGGCTTCCCCGAGCGGTGA
- a CDS encoding stage II sporulation protein M, which yields MDLDALATARHDDWERLDVLSRRPRLDGPAADELIERYQAAASDLSLVQATAGSTALGDRLSVSLARARLRFTGAPENPLRQLARFSLVGLPAALYRVRWLTLAVAVATFVVAALYALWVAGDPRVLANLGSEEELRALAEEGFVAYYSENPAASFAGSVWTNNAWIAAQCVAFGITGVWVPYVVLQNAQNLGLTAAVMFAYDEADTFFLYIAPHGLLELTCVFVAAAAGLRIFWAWVAPGPRTRGAALAEDARALFSVAIGLVFFLLVAGLIEGFVTPAPWPWPVKIGIGVLAMAWLLVMMLVLGRRAHRAGETGDLAAFDAGARRVVSG from the coding sequence ATGGACCTCGACGCCCTCGCGACCGCCCGCCACGACGACTGGGAGCGCCTCGACGTGCTCTCACGGCGGCCGCGGCTCGACGGCCCCGCCGCCGACGAGCTGATCGAGCGGTACCAGGCCGCCGCATCCGACCTGTCGCTCGTCCAGGCCACGGCCGGCTCGACGGCGCTCGGCGACCGCCTCTCCGTCTCGCTCGCACGGGCGCGGCTGCGCTTCACCGGCGCCCCCGAGAATCCACTGCGGCAGCTGGCCCGGTTCTCCCTCGTGGGCCTGCCGGCGGCACTCTACCGCGTGCGATGGCTGACCCTCGCCGTGGCGGTCGCGACCTTCGTCGTCGCCGCGCTGTACGCCCTCTGGGTCGCCGGCGACCCGAGGGTGCTCGCGAACCTCGGGTCCGAGGAGGAGTTGCGGGCGCTCGCCGAGGAGGGCTTCGTCGCGTACTACTCCGAGAACCCGGCCGCGTCGTTCGCGGGCTCGGTGTGGACCAACAATGCGTGGATCGCGGCGCAGTGCGTCGCGTTCGGCATCACCGGCGTGTGGGTGCCCTACGTCGTACTCCAGAACGCGCAGAACCTCGGGCTGACCGCGGCCGTCATGTTCGCCTACGACGAGGCCGACACCTTCTTCCTCTACATCGCGCCCCACGGTCTCCTCGAGCTGACCTGCGTGTTCGTCGCCGCGGCAGCCGGCCTCCGGATCTTCTGGGCGTGGGTGGCGCCGGGCCCGAGGACGAGGGGTGCGGCCCTCGCCGAGGACGCGAGAGCCCTGTTCTCGGTCGCGATCGGGCTCGTGTTCTTCCTCCTCGTCGCGGGCCTGATCGAGGGGTTCGTCACGCCGGCGCCCTGGCCGTGGCCGGTCAAGATCGGCATCGGCGTGCTCGCCATGGCCTGGCTGCTCGTCATGATGCTCGTGCTCGGCCGTCGCGCGCACCGTGCGGGCGAGACCGGCGACCTCGCCGCGTTCGACGCCGGCGCACGGCGCGTCGTCTCCGGGTGA